A genome region from Arachidicoccus soli includes the following:
- a CDS encoding enoyl-ACP reductase FabI codes for MSHNLLKGKKGIIFGALNDQSLAWKTALKCHEEGAEIVLTNAPIALRMGEINKLAEAINAPVIGADVTNMEDLSNLFDKSMEHFGGKIDFILHSVGMSVNIRKGNPYTALNHDFEMKTLDISAVSFHKVLQVAYEKDALNEWASVVALTYIAAQRVFPDYNEMADAKSLLESIARSFGYHYGIKNKVRVNTISQSPTRTTAGSGVKGFDGFMNFSEAMSPLGNATAEAFADYCVTLFSDFTKYVTMQNLFHDGGYSATGVTQQVVDKMA; via the coding sequence ATGTCGCACAACTTATTAAAAGGAAAAAAAGGAATCATATTTGGCGCCTTAAACGACCAGTCACTTGCTTGGAAAACGGCCTTGAAATGCCACGAAGAAGGCGCAGAGATTGTTTTGACCAATGCACCCATTGCTTTGCGTATGGGAGAAATCAACAAATTGGCGGAAGCGATCAATGCTCCGGTAATTGGTGCGGATGTTACCAATATGGAAGATTTGAGCAATTTGTTTGATAAATCAATGGAGCATTTTGGTGGAAAAATTGACTTTATCTTACATAGTGTGGGCATGAGTGTAAATATCCGGAAAGGAAATCCATATACTGCTTTGAATCACGATTTCGAAATGAAAACTTTAGATATTTCTGCCGTAAGTTTTCATAAAGTATTGCAAGTGGCATACGAAAAGGATGCCTTGAATGAATGGGCGAGCGTAGTGGCACTTACCTATATTGCCGCACAAAGAGTATTCCCCGATTACAACGAAATGGCGGATGCAAAATCTTTATTAGAAAGCATTGCGCGTAGTTTTGGATACCATTATGGTATTAAAAATAAAGTGCGCGTAAATACTATTTCACAATCCCCTACACGTACTACGGCTGGTAGTGGCGTAAAGGGTTTTGATGGATTTATGAACTTTTCAGAAGCGATGAGCCCACTAGGGAATGCTACTGCAGAGGCATTTGCCGATTATTGCGTTACGCTTTTCAGCGACTTTACAAAATATGTAACTATGCAAAATCTATTTCACGATGGAGGTTATAGCGCTACAGGCGTAACACAGCAAGTTGTAGATAAAATGGCGTAG
- the asnS gene encoding asparagine--tRNA ligase translates to MFNKRTKIKDLLSGEQVGQEVIVMGWVRSFRNNQFVAINDGSTNNNIQIVIELGLIDEVTAKRITTGASLKVSGTLIESLGKGQKVEIKATSLEILGDSDAEKYPLQPKKHSLEFLREKAHLRFRTNTFGAVFRVRHALAFAIHQFFNERGFVYLHTPILTASDAEGAGEMFQVTTLPLNNLPKKENNEIDFSQDFFGKATNLTVSGQLEGELGAMAFSDIYTFGPTFRAENSNTTRHLAEFWMIEPEMAFYDLEDNRILAEEFIKYLIGYAMKHNREDLEFLDTRLKEEEKSLPQEKRSELGLIEKLEFVLNNNFEHISYSEAIDILLASPAYKKKKFKYEIKWGIDLQSEHERYLVEKHFKKPVIVTDYPKDIKAFYMRQNDDGKTVAAMDILAPGIGEIVGGSQREERLDKLEKRMKEMDIPADEMSWYLDTRRFGSVPHAGFGLGFERMVLFVTGMTNIRDVIPFARTPKNCEF, encoded by the coding sequence ATGTTTAACAAAAGAACGAAAATCAAAGACTTGCTTTCGGGTGAGCAAGTTGGGCAAGAAGTAATAGTAATGGGTTGGGTGCGTAGTTTCCGCAACAATCAGTTTGTGGCCATAAATGATGGAAGTACTAATAATAATATTCAAATTGTAATAGAACTTGGATTGATAGATGAGGTTACGGCAAAACGTATCACCACTGGCGCTTCTTTAAAAGTATCGGGGACTTTGATTGAATCTTTGGGCAAAGGTCAAAAGGTAGAAATCAAAGCGACTTCATTAGAAATATTAGGTGATAGCGATGCAGAAAAATATCCTTTGCAACCCAAGAAACATAGCTTAGAATTTTTACGGGAAAAAGCACATTTGCGCTTTCGTACCAATACTTTTGGAGCAGTATTTCGCGTGCGCCATGCATTGGCATTTGCCATTCATCAGTTTTTCAACGAACGTGGTTTCGTCTATTTGCACACGCCTATACTTACTGCCAGTGATGCAGAAGGCGCCGGCGAGATGTTTCAGGTAACAACTTTACCTTTAAATAATTTACCCAAAAAAGAGAATAATGAAATAGATTTTTCGCAGGATTTTTTCGGTAAAGCCACTAACCTTACGGTCTCAGGACAGTTGGAAGGCGAGCTGGGCGCAATGGCCTTTAGCGATATTTATACTTTCGGCCCTACATTTCGTGCGGAGAATTCCAATACTACGAGACATCTTGCAGAGTTTTGGATGATAGAACCGGAAATGGCTTTTTATGATTTGGAAGACAATAGAATATTAGCTGAAGAGTTTATCAAATATTTGATTGGCTATGCAATGAAACACAATCGTGAAGATTTGGAATTCCTAGATACTCGATTAAAGGAAGAAGAAAAATCTTTACCTCAGGAAAAACGCAGTGAATTAGGTTTGATAGAAAAATTAGAATTTGTTCTGAATAACAATTTTGAACATATCTCTTATTCCGAAGCCATAGACATTTTATTAGCATCTCCTGCATATAAAAAGAAAAAATTTAAGTACGAAATAAAATGGGGCATCGATCTACAAAGTGAACATGAACGTTATTTAGTAGAAAAGCATTTCAAAAAACCAGTAATCGTTACTGATTACCCCAAAGATATCAAAGCATTTTATATGCGTCAAAACGATGATGGAAAAACCGTTGCGGCAATGGATATTTTGGCGCCCGGCATCGGTGAGATTGTAGGCGGTTCACAGAGAGAGGAGCGCCTGGATAAACTAGAAAAACGCATGAAAGAAATGGATATCCCTGCTGATGAAATGAGCTGGTATTTAGATACCCGCCGCTTTGGAAGCGTGCCGCACGCGGGTTTTGGGCTTGGTTTTGAGCGTATGGTTTTATTTGTAACCGGTATGACGAACATTCGCGACGTGATTCCTTTTGCTAGAACACCAAAGAATTGTGAATTCTAA
- a CDS encoding MATE family efflux transporter — translation MLLLESKKTLKLSFPIILGELAQISLHIIDTAMIGSVNYKQLAAAALVMSVINIPFVFGIGITFAVSQMVSMAHGRKDGQLVSHYFYNGFWLCAIAALLISVGLELGKNIIFHLDQDPEVAKLAAPFLQLLGWSIIPMILFMALKQFTDGLEFTRTAMILSLLSLPLNAFINWILIFGNLGAPRLELIGAGWGTLITRTLIFLVLGIIILCHKTFRKYIAVRRNQWQIKGQTIKHLLHIGIPSSMQIGMEAGAFAISGILIGTISSVALAAHQIALVCASFTFMVSMGLAQGGSIRASNAFGTKNWNKIRIIGKGTLLMALAYGLCCAISFVMFRNELPLLFNKNKEVAELATYLLLFAAIFQISDSTQAVSAGLLRGIKDVKVPTYLIAIAYWIVGIPVGYFMAVKMNFGAAGIWLGFILGLTFSACFLSYRFLKLTRKRKS, via the coding sequence ATGTTGCTTTTGGAATCTAAAAAAACACTTAAACTCTCATTTCCCATTATACTTGGAGAATTGGCGCAAATTTCTTTGCACATTATTGATACTGCAATGATAGGCTCGGTCAATTATAAGCAATTGGCTGCTGCTGCGTTGGTGATGAGTGTGATTAATATTCCTTTTGTTTTTGGTATTGGCATTACGTTTGCTGTTTCGCAAATGGTATCCATGGCACATGGACGTAAAGACGGCCAGCTTGTTTCACATTATTTCTACAATGGTTTTTGGCTTTGTGCAATCGCCGCATTACTTATTTCCGTAGGTCTGGAATTGGGTAAAAATATTATTTTTCATTTAGACCAGGATCCGGAAGTAGCAAAACTTGCTGCACCATTTCTTCAATTATTAGGTTGGTCTATTATTCCAATGATTTTATTTATGGCGCTAAAACAATTTACAGATGGTTTGGAGTTTACGCGCACTGCTATGATTTTATCCCTTTTATCATTGCCTTTAAATGCATTTATCAATTGGATATTAATTTTTGGAAATTTGGGCGCTCCTAGGTTAGAATTGATCGGAGCGGGATGGGGTACTTTAATTACGAGAACCTTGATTTTTTTAGTTTTGGGAATTATTATTTTATGTCACAAAACTTTTAGAAAATATATTGCGGTGAGAAGAAACCAGTGGCAAATAAAAGGGCAAACGATTAAGCATTTACTACATATTGGGATACCCAGTAGCATGCAAATTGGTATGGAAGCAGGTGCTTTTGCCATATCCGGAATTCTCATCGGAACAATTAGTTCCGTTGCACTTGCGGCCCATCAAATCGCCTTGGTTTGTGCTTCTTTTACTTTTATGGTTTCAATGGGCTTGGCTCAAGGAGGGTCTATACGAGCTAGTAATGCATTTGGTACAAAGAATTGGAATAAGATTAGAATTATTGGAAAAGGAACATTATTGATGGCACTGGCTTACGGACTTTGCTGCGCTATTAGTTTTGTTATGTTTCGAAATGAACTCCCATTACTTTTTAATAAGAATAAAGAAGTAGCAGAATTAGCCACTTATCTACTTTTGTTTGCAGCCATTTTTCAAATATCAGATAGTACGCAAGCAGTAAGTGCAGGCCTGTTACGAGGGATAAAAGATGTAAAAGTGCCTACTTATTTAATTGCAATTGCTTATTGGATAGTGGGTATTCCAGTTGGTTATTTTATGGCAGTTAAAATGAATTTTGGTGCAGCCGGAATATGGCTGGGCTTTATATTGGGGCTTACTTTTTCTGCCTGCTTCTTAAGTTATCGATTTCTTAAGCTTACTAGAAAACGGAAGTCGTAA
- the pnuC gene encoding nicotinamide riboside transporter PnuC, translated as MDIFTWVEIASVATGLLYVVFMMRQNIWCWICGILSSGLYIFSCFHAKIYLEAGLNFYYVVVGFYGWQLWLRRNKNTDDKPLQVTEWRASAHIFNILICILLTLFLGKIMQLHTDSPRPYFDAALTVFGFSATILEARKILSAWIYWFIINGAAIILMIDREMPLYAGLSLVMTLLCIKGYLDWKKSKMQVERTLA; from the coding sequence ATGGATATTTTTACTTGGGTCGAAATAGCGTCTGTTGCTACCGGATTATTGTATGTTGTCTTTATGATGAGGCAAAACATTTGGTGCTGGATTTGCGGTATTCTTTCCAGTGGATTGTATATTTTTTCATGCTTTCATGCAAAAATATATTTAGAAGCCGGACTAAATTTTTATTATGTAGTTGTAGGTTTTTACGGTTGGCAACTTTGGTTGAGGAGAAATAAGAATACCGATGACAAACCACTACAAGTAACCGAATGGAGGGCATCGGCACACATCTTCAATATTCTCATTTGCATTTTACTTACATTGTTTCTGGGGAAAATAATGCAGCTGCATACCGATTCTCCACGACCATATTTCGATGCTGCATTAACCGTTTTTGGTTTTAGTGCCACCATTTTAGAAGCACGAAAAATATTATCCGCCTGGATTTATTGGTTTATTATCAACGGTGCTGCCATTATATTAATGATAGATAGAGAAATGCCTTTGTATGCAGGGCTCTCTTTGGTAATGACTTTACTTTGTATTAAAGGGTATTTAGATTGGAAGAAAAGTAAAATGCAAGTTGAAAGAACCTTAGCATAG
- a CDS encoding SulP family inorganic anion transporter — protein MKLFPNLFDFDQKVNYRTEVLAGFTVAMTMIPESLSFAILAGFPPLMGLYAAFIMGLVTAVFGGRPGMVSGGAGSTVIVLIALMKLHGLEYVFAAVAIAGILQIIIGVFKLGKFIRLVPQSVMYGFVNGLAVVIFMAQIHQFKMGEGVAATWMTGTHLYTMVGLVLLTIAIVVFLPKVTKIIPPALAAIMVVFALVFFFHIDTKTVKDIASVSGNLPPFHIPKVPFTLDTLWIVFPYGLIMSCVGLTEGLLTLNLVDEITGNKGNANKECVAQGTANLFNGFFFGMGGCPMIAQTLVNLSAGSRARLSGIIASLTILLIILVGAPVIGRLPMAALTGVMIMVAVGTFEWISFRIINKMPKSDVIIGIMVAGITIFLQNLALAVLIGVIISALVFSWESAKRIRARKYVDKNGAKHYEIYGPLFFASTTTFLEKFDIQNDPEEVVIDFKDSRVADMSGIEALNKLTERYKNAGKKLHLKHLSKDCKVLLKNAGDIIDVNIMEDPTYNVATSLSSI, from the coding sequence ATGAAGTTATTCCCTAATCTGTTTGATTTCGACCAAAAAGTAAACTATCGAACGGAGGTTCTTGCGGGCTTTACTGTTGCTATGACAATGATCCCAGAATCCTTATCATTCGCTATTTTAGCAGGCTTTCCGCCTTTAATGGGCTTGTACGCTGCGTTTATCATGGGGCTGGTAACAGCAGTTTTTGGAGGAAGACCAGGAATGGTTTCCGGAGGAGCAGGTTCGACAGTAATTGTTTTGATTGCCTTAATGAAACTTCATGGATTGGAATATGTATTTGCAGCTGTTGCCATTGCAGGTATTTTACAAATAATAATCGGCGTATTTAAGTTGGGAAAATTTATTCGTTTAGTGCCACAATCGGTGATGTATGGCTTTGTAAATGGCTTGGCTGTAGTTATTTTTATGGCACAGATACATCAGTTTAAAATGGGCGAAGGAGTGGCAGCAACGTGGATGACAGGAACACATTTATATACAATGGTTGGATTGGTACTTCTCACAATTGCGATTGTCGTGTTTTTGCCGAAGGTTACAAAAATTATTCCACCGGCATTAGCTGCAATTATGGTAGTTTTTGCACTCGTTTTCTTTTTCCATATTGATACCAAAACAGTAAAAGATATTGCATCGGTGAGTGGTAATCTGCCGCCTTTTCATATACCTAAAGTGCCTTTTACATTAGATACTTTGTGGATTGTTTTCCCTTATGGATTAATCATGTCTTGTGTAGGGCTAACCGAAGGGCTACTGACTTTGAATTTGGTAGACGAAATAACTGGGAACAAAGGGAATGCCAATAAGGAATGCGTTGCACAGGGAACGGCCAATTTATTCAACGGGTTTTTCTTTGGAATGGGTGGCTGCCCAATGATTGCACAGACTTTGGTAAACCTCTCTGCCGGTTCAAGAGCAAGGCTTTCGGGCATTATTGCTTCATTGACGATTTTATTAATTATTCTAGTAGGAGCTCCTGTGATAGGGCGTTTACCGATGGCAGCTTTAACAGGTGTGATGATAATGGTCGCCGTGGGTACTTTTGAATGGATAAGTTTTAGAATAATCAACAAAATGCCCAAATCAGATGTGATTATTGGTATAATGGTTGCTGGGATAACTATCTTTTTACAAAATCTTGCCTTGGCCGTTTTGATCGGTGTAATTATTTCTGCATTGGTTTTTTCCTGGGAAAGTGCTAAGCGTATTCGCGCTAGAAAATATGTAGACAAAAACGGGGCAAAGCATTATGAAATTTATGGACCATTATTTTTTGCTTCAACAACAACTTTTCTGGAAAAATTTGATATACAGAACGATCCCGAAGAAGTGGTTATTGATTTTAAAGATAGTCGCGTGGCAGATATGTCGGGAATTGAAGCTTTAAATAAATTGACTGAACGTTACAAAAATGCAGGGAAAAAACTGCATCTAAAGCATTTGAGCAAAGATTGTAAAGTATTACTAAAAAATGCCGGAGATATAATTGATGTTAATATTATGGAAGACCCCACCTATAATGTAGCAACTAGTTTAAGTTCGATATAA